The following coding sequences are from one Diospyros lotus cultivar Yz01 chromosome 7, ASM1463336v1, whole genome shotgun sequence window:
- the LOC127805891 gene encoding strigolactone esterase D14 has product MVILGKALSVAMNARTVGSGAGETVVLAHGLGTDQSLWDKILPDLAQRHRVVLFDWSFSGAVKDPSLFDPAKYSSYDAFADDLISLMEEMNLHRSSSVFVGHSMSAMIGCIASIKRPELFKRLILIGASPRYINSEDYEGGFDRTEVDKLLSSIETNFHEWASGFAPLAVNSPDDPLLVAKFRDCLQRMSPEAALAVARVVFRSDHREMLEKVVIPCTIIQTPDDVAVPDSVAGYLQNKIKAESTVEIVETPGHFPMLTAPLRLLEVLAGALASDL; this is encoded by the exons ATGGTGATTCTCGGAAAAGCTCTCTCAGTCGCCATGAATGCCAGAACCGTCGGATCTGGCGCCGGCGAAACTGTAGTTCTGGCTCATGGGTTAGGAACAGACCAGTCGCTGTGGGACAAGATCCTCCCGGACCTGGCTCAGAGGCACCGGGTTGTCCTCTTCGACTGGAGCTTCTCCGGCGCCGTGAAAGACCCAAGCCTGTTTGATCCGGCGAAGTACTCCAGTTATGATGCTTTTGCTGATGACTTGATCTCTCTCATGGAGGAGATGAACTTGCACAGATCTTCGTCGGTTTTTGTTGGTCATTCCATGTCTGCCATGATCGGATGTATTGCTTCCATCAAGAGGCCCGAACTCTTCAAGAGGCTCATACTGATCGGAGCTTCGCCCAg GTACATAAACTCGGAAGACTACGAAGGGGGGTTCGACAGGACGGAAGTTGATAAACTCCTATCCAGCATAGAAACCAACTTCCACGAGTGGGCTTCAGGCTTCGCTCCTCTCGCCGTCAACAGCCCCGACGACCCCCTCTTGGTGGCTAAATTCCGGGACTGCTTGCAGAGAATGTCCCCGGAAGCGGCGCTCGCCGTGGCCCGAGTGGTTTTCCGGAGCGACCACAGAGAAATGCTGGAGAAGGTCGTGATCCCCTGCACCATCATCCAGACGCCCGACGACGTCGCCGTGCCCGACTCCGTCGCCGGCTACTTGCAGAACAAGATCAAGGCCGAGTCGACGGTGGAGATCGTGGAAACGCCCGGCCATTTCCCGATGTTGACTGCTCCTCTCCGGCTGCTGGAGGTGCTCGCCGGAGCCCTTGCCTCGGATctttaa